DNA from Corallococcus soli:
CACCTGAACTTCCACGACAGGGTGAAAGCTTTTCCGCGTCCGGCCGGTCGGAATGACAGGCCGGACGCGGAGGGGTTCAATCGCACGCACTCCACCGCGACCGCCGCACCGGTTCACACCCTCAGCGGGTGGAACTGCTCCGGGCACTCCCAATACGTGTACTCGCAGGTGGCCCGCGTCTCGTCGCACGGCACCTGCATGATGGTGATGAGCTCGCACGGGTGGAGCGGCGCCTCCAGGGCGCGGGTGCGGTGGCCCGCGTCCAGTCCGTCCGGCCGCGTGCCCGCGTCCGCGCCCCCGTCAATGCCCTCCACTGGCAGCGGCGCCACCACCGCGTGGTTGCCGGACACCCCCGCCCGCTCCCGGTCCTCCCCGCTCGCGCGGGTCTCCAGGGAGGGCTTTCCTCCCAGTGCGTCCCTCACGGACGGCACGGCCGGGGCCGCGCCCAGCACCGCGCCCAGGACATACAGCTTCGTTCGCATGACCTCCCCCTTGCCGGCTTCGGCTTTCCGTCGGCGCGCGTCGTGACGCACCGGGTCCGGTCGAGCTGGCAGAGACGGTTCTACCAGCAAGGTCTGACATCCCCTGCCCCGCCCGCCAGGGGAATGCGGGCGTCCGGTATCCGACGACAGGCACTGCGGTTAGGATGGCGCGCCCCGCCTGGAGAGCCGTACCGCGCATGAAGATTGAAATCGCCCACCTGCCCCACGACATCATCGAGGTCATCTACCCTTCGGAAGTGACGCCGAAGGACGTGACCGACTACGTCGAGCAACTGAAGAAGGACATCACCGCTCGCGGCGGCAAGGAATGGTCCGCCCTGGTGGACCAGTCCAAGCTGCGGGTGATGCCCGCCACGGTGGTGGGGGAGATGGCGCGGCTGAACGCGTACGCCCAGCAGCGCGGCATGGTGCGCTCCGCGCGCGTGGTCGTGGACCCCGGTAGCGGCCTGCAGGCGTGGCGCATGACCAAGAACGCCGGCCTCACCATCCCCGCGAAGACCTTCGAGACCCGCGCGGAAGCGCTGGCCTGGCTCGAAGCCCCCGACGCGGACTAGCCCCCTCCCCCCCCCGGGGAAACCTCCTCCGTCGTGCGGACGCCCTGCGACCGCACACGTCCGTCTCCGTATTACAGTAGCACCCTATTCCTTCGCTGAGTCTGTCGCTGTCCCGTCAGGAGTCGCCCGCATGTCCCAGTCCGTCCCCGCCTTCCGAGCGAAGCTGCTCGGCACCCTGTTGTGCACCCTCACCGCCCTGGCCTGCGGACCGGCCGCCGAGTCCGGCGCTCCGGAAGAGACGCCGCTGTCCGAGTCGCGCACGCCGGTCGTCTACGGCACGGATGATCGCAGGGACGTCTACGACCACCCCAGCGCGGCGCTGCAGGAGCGGGCGCGGCAGTCCACCGTGGCGCTGCTGTTCCCGGAGTCCATCGACGCCTCCAACCCGAACAACGTCATCCTCGACGGCACGACACTGGACGAGTGGGAGAACCTCTGCACCGACCAGCGCTTCCGCGACGACCCCGCGCCGGCCTTCTGCTCGGGCACGCTCATCGACGATGACCTGGTGCTCACCGCGGGCCACTGCATCACGAACCAGTCGGAGTGCGACGACACGCGCTTCGTCTTCAAGTTCTACCGCACCGCCGAAGGGGTGATGGAGACCATCACCAGCGCGGACGTCTTCTCCTGCAAGAGCATCGTCGCGCGCAAGGAGCAGGATTCGGGCGACCGCTACCTGGATTTCGCCATCGTGAGGCTGGACCGCTCCGCGGCGCCGCGCTTCACCCCCGCGCCGGTGCGCCCCGGCAACACGGCCCTGGCGGTGGGCACGAACGTGGCCGTCATCGGCAGCGGCAGCGGCATCCCGTTCAAGATCGACTCGGGCGGCTCCGTGCGTGAGAACAACGCGTCCTTCCTGGACTACTTCATCGCCACCACGGACACCTTCGCGGGCAACTCCGGCTCCGGCGTGTACGAGACGACCAACAACACCGTGGCCGGCATCCTGGTGTTCGGCGACGAGGACTACGTGGCGCGCGGCAGCTGCAACGTGGTCAACGTGTGCAAGGAGACGGCCTGCGCCGGCGAGGGCATCATCTACGTGAACCAGGCCATCCGCGAGCTGTGCGCGCGGACGACCAACGCGCGGCTGTGCAACACCACGCCGCCCCCGCCCACGAAGTACGACTTCACCGCGTCCAACACCGCCACCGCCACGCGCAACACCGTCAACGGCACGGTGACGCTGGCCGCCGGTGAGAAGCTCACCGTGGGCACCTGCGGCGTCACCGGCGCGGCCGTCACCGGCGACTCGTACCTGCGCCTGCGCGGCCCGTCCGGCGCGGAGGTCGCCTCCAACGACGACGCGTGCGGCGGCACGGGCTCTCGCATCACCTACACCGCCACCGTCGCGGGCACCTATGAAGTCCGCGCCGGCTGCTACCAGAACGGCGGCTGCGGCGGCACCGTCGCCTGGGAAGTGACCCCGGGCGCAGGCACGACCCCGACGGCCGGCGCCAGCGCCTTCGAAGTCAGCGACACCGCCAGCGCCACGCGCAACACGGCGAACGTGGACGTGACGCTCCAGGCGGGCCAGTCGCTGACCTTCGGCAGCTGCGGCGTGACGGGCGCGTCCGGCACGGGCGACACGGTGGTGCGGCTGTTCAACGCCGCCGGCCAGCAGGTGACGTTCAACGACGACGCGTGCGGTTCGCTGTCCCGCGCGGCCTACACCGTGCCCTCCGGCGCGGGCGGCGTGTACCAGATGCGCATCGGCTGCTTCGGCGACTCCGCGTGCGACGGCACGCTGGCCTGGACCGTCCAGTAGTCAGCCCCCGCTGGTAATGCTTCCTCCCGGGCCCGTGCCCCTCCACCGTCAGGGCGGAGGGGGGCGGGCCCGGTGCTTTTCCGCCCCCGGCAGGTCGCAGCGCGCCGGGGCACCGGCACGACATCCACCGCTCCCCTGCCCCCAGGTCCGGGGGGCTTCCCCGCCCACCCGGGACTTGACACCTTGGGGGGCCAGATCTAACGCAAGGCGCCATGAGCACACCCCGCTTCCCGCCGTCGCCCCGCCGCCCCGTCAGCAACGAGGGCCCGCTGCGCGTCCTGCTGCTGGAGAACATCCACGCCTCGGCCCAGGAGATGCTGGCGGCGGAGGGCTTCCAGGTGGAGCGCACGTCCTCCGCGCTCAAGCCGGAGGAGCTGGCGGAGCGGCTGCGGGGCGTGCACCTGCTGGGCATCCGCAGCAAGACGACGGTGCCGGAGGCGTCGCTCAAGTACGCGGAGGACCTGCTGGCGATCGGCGCGTTCTGCATCGGCACCAACCAGGTGGACCTGCTCTCCTCCAGCGTGCACGGCGTGCCGGTGTTCAACGCGCCGTTCAGCAACACGCGCAGCGTGGCGGAGATGGTGCTGGCGGAGGTGGTGGTGCTGACGCGCCAGCTCTTCGACCGCAGCCGGGAGGTGCACGCCGGCCAGTGGCGCAAGGTGGCCACCGGCAGCCACGAGGTGCGCGGCAAGACGCTGGGCATCATCGGCTACGGGCACATCGGCTCGCAGCTGGGCGTGCTGGCGGAGTCGCTGGGCATGCGCGTCCTCTACTACGACGTGATGACGAAGCTGCCCCTGGGCAACTCGCGCTCGGTGCCCACGCTGAACGCGCTCCTGGCGGAGTCCGACTTCGTGACGCTGCACGTGCCGGCGCTGTCCTCCACGCACCTGATGATGGGGGCGGAGCAGTTCCAGGCGATGAAGCCGGGCGCGTGCCTCATCAACGCCAGCCGGGGCACGGTGGTGGACATCCCGGCGCTGGCGCGGGCGCTGCGCTCCAAGCACCTGGGGGGCGCCGCGGTGGACGTGTACCCGGAGGAGCCGGAGGGCAACTCGGACGGCTTCGTCACGGAGCTGCAGGGCATTCCCAACGTGCTGCTGACGCCGCACATCGGCGGCTCCACGGAGGAGGCGCAGGCGTCCATTGGCAAGGAGGTGGCCACGTCGCTGCTCAAGTTCGTCAAGGGCGGCGCGACG
Protein-coding regions in this window:
- a CDS encoding serine protease, with translation MSQSVPAFRAKLLGTLLCTLTALACGPAAESGAPEETPLSESRTPVVYGTDDRRDVYDHPSAALQERARQSTVALLFPESIDASNPNNVILDGTTLDEWENLCTDQRFRDDPAPAFCSGTLIDDDLVLTAGHCITNQSECDDTRFVFKFYRTAEGVMETITSADVFSCKSIVARKEQDSGDRYLDFAIVRLDRSAAPRFTPAPVRPGNTALAVGTNVAVIGSGSGIPFKIDSGGSVRENNASFLDYFIATTDTFAGNSGSGVYETTNNTVAGILVFGDEDYVARGSCNVVNVCKETACAGEGIIYVNQAIRELCARTTNARLCNTTPPPPTKYDFTASNTATATRNTVNGTVTLAAGEKLTVGTCGVTGAAVTGDSYLRLRGPSGAEVASNDDACGGTGSRITYTATVAGTYEVRAGCYQNGGCGGTVAWEVTPGAGTTPTAGASAFEVSDTASATRNTANVDVTLQAGQSLTFGSCGVTGASGTGDTVVRLFNAAGQQVTFNDDACGSLSRAAYTVPSGAGGVYQMRIGCFGDSACDGTLAWTVQ
- a CDS encoding STAS/SEC14 domain-containing protein — protein: MKIEIAHLPHDIIEVIYPSEVTPKDVTDYVEQLKKDITARGGKEWSALVDQSKLRVMPATVVGEMARLNAYAQQRGMVRSARVVVDPGSGLQAWRMTKNAGLTIPAKTFETRAEALAWLEAPDAD
- the serA gene encoding phosphoglycerate dehydrogenase, whose translation is MSTPRFPPSPRRPVSNEGPLRVLLLENIHASAQEMLAAEGFQVERTSSALKPEELAERLRGVHLLGIRSKTTVPEASLKYAEDLLAIGAFCIGTNQVDLLSSSVHGVPVFNAPFSNTRSVAEMVLAEVVVLTRQLFDRSREVHAGQWRKVATGSHEVRGKTLGIIGYGHIGSQLGVLAESLGMRVLYYDVMTKLPLGNSRSVPTLNALLAESDFVTLHVPALSSTHLMMGAEQFQAMKPGACLINASRGTVVDIPALARALRSKHLGGAAVDVYPEEPEGNSDGFVTELQGIPNVLLTPHIGGSTEEAQASIGKEVATSLLKFVKGGATTGAVNFPNVEAPINPGTHRIINVHRNTPGVLRDINRIVSDFNANIHAQVLSTDANVGYLVMDLDQDVSQQVCEAIAGLETDIKTRIVS